In Actinomycetes bacterium, a single window of DNA contains:
- a CDS encoding SIS domain-containing protein has translation MADRPKEGARAAPLVRAALADHAQLSARLTDEHLVAEVAAVGEGLVAAFGEGRKVVLFGNGGSAADAAHLAAEFVGRCTRDRPALPAVHLGDSTPGLTAVANDFGYRHVFERGVQAFVGPGDVVIGMTTSGRSENVLRGLAEAGRRGAVTVAMCGADDADLRPTVTHCLAVPSSSTPRVQEVHLLWGHLWAELVDWTLADQAADEASGTDPA, from the coding sequence ATGGCTGACCGTCCCAAGGAGGGCGCCCGGGCGGCCCCGCTGGTGCGCGCCGCGCTGGCCGATCACGCCCAGCTCTCCGCCAGGCTCACCGACGAGCACCTCGTCGCCGAGGTGGCGGCCGTCGGCGAGGGCCTGGTCGCGGCGTTCGGCGAGGGGCGCAAGGTGGTCCTCTTCGGCAACGGGGGCAGTGCCGCCGACGCCGCCCACCTGGCCGCGGAGTTCGTGGGCCGCTGCACGCGTGACCGGCCGGCCCTCCCGGCGGTCCACCTGGGCGACAGCACGCCCGGGCTCACCGCGGTCGCCAACGACTTCGGCTACCGCCACGTCTTCGAGCGTGGGGTGCAGGCCTTCGTCGGCCCCGGCGACGTCGTCATCGGGATGACCACCAGCGGGCGGTCCGAGAATGTCCTCCGGGGACTCGCCGAGGCCGGCCGGCGCGGGGCCGTCACGGTGGCGATGTGCGGCGCCGACGACGCCGACCTGCGGCCCACGGTGACGCACTGCCTGGCGGTCCCGTCCAGCAGCACGCCCCGGGTGCAGGAGGTGCACCTCCTGTGGGGCCACCTCTGGGCCGAGCTCGTCGACTGGACCCTTGCCGACCAGGCCGCGGACGAGGCGTCGGGAACCGACCCGGCGTGA
- a CDS encoding GHMP kinase yields the protein MTSRALVRARAPLRVSFAGGGTDVPPFPEDEGGLVLSATIARYAHATLRPRDDRQITLESVDYGVSIDFGIDEPLPLDGRLDLVKSALSRLLDRDRGGFDLFLHSSAPPGSGLGSSSAMIVALVGLLQDHNRQTMTDYEIAHLAHVLEREDLGISGGLQDHYAATFGGFNYLELAGSHVVVNPLRIGPDTVSELEHNLLLCYTGRTRLSDHIIDDQTDRYRRGDDEAVEGLRMQKRLAQEMKDALLRNRLSDFGEMLGQAWEQKRRMSPRISTPFIDEAYQAALDKGALGGKVTGAGGGGYMLFYCPFNHRHHVAEALIKLGLSVSEISFDLTGLRTWRVDG from the coding sequence GTGACCAGCAGGGCGTTGGTGCGCGCCCGCGCGCCGCTCCGGGTGAGCTTCGCCGGCGGCGGGACCGACGTGCCGCCCTTCCCCGAGGACGAGGGCGGGCTGGTGCTGAGCGCGACCATCGCGCGCTACGCCCACGCAACCCTGCGTCCGCGGGACGACCGGCAGATCACCCTCGAGTCGGTCGACTACGGGGTGTCGATCGACTTCGGCATCGACGAGCCGCTGCCGTTGGACGGCCGGCTGGACCTGGTGAAGTCGGCCCTCTCCCGGCTGCTGGACCGCGACCGGGGCGGCTTCGACCTGTTCCTCCACTCGAGCGCCCCGCCGGGGTCCGGCCTCGGCTCCTCGTCCGCGATGATCGTCGCGCTGGTGGGCCTGCTGCAGGACCACAACCGGCAGACGATGACCGACTACGAGATCGCGCACCTGGCGCACGTCCTCGAGCGGGAGGACCTCGGGATCTCCGGTGGCCTCCAGGACCACTACGCCGCGACGTTCGGTGGCTTCAACTACCTGGAGCTCGCCGGCAGCCACGTCGTGGTCAACCCCCTGCGCATCGGCCCGGACACCGTCAGCGAGCTGGAGCACAACCTCCTGCTCTGCTACACCGGCCGCACCCGCCTGTCCGACCACATCATCGACGACCAGACCGACCGCTACCGCCGGGGCGACGACGAGGCGGTCGAGGGGCTTCGGATGCAGAAGCGGCTGGCGCAGGAGATGAAGGACGCCCTGCTGCGCAACCGGCTCTCGGACTTCGGCGAGATGCTCGGCCAGGCCTGGGAGCAGAAGCGCCGGATGTCCCCGCGGATCTCGACCCCGTTCATCGACGAGGCGTACCAGGCAGCCCTCGACAAGGGCGCCCTGGGCGGCAAGGTCACCGGCGCGGGCGGCGGCGGCTACATGCTGTTCTACTGCCCGTTCAACCACCGGCACCACGTCGCCGAGGCGCTGATCAAGCTGGGCCTCAGCGTCTCCGAGATCTCCTTCGACCTGACCGGCCTGCGGACCTGGCGGGTCGATGGCTGA
- a CDS encoding acyltransferase, with amino-acid sequence MDPVGATQRRLPGAVPALDGVRGAAALLVVLTHVGYQTGETSRGLHGALLARADFGVALFFVLSGLLLYRPWVVAEATGTDGPGWGRYYRRRAVRILPAYWVALLAVLLLARGDDDRTVGDVVANVTLTQVYGGGHLLADFTQTWSLCTEVLFYLFLPVTAVLVRRVPGPAARVGLLGCVLAVNVVWTALAATDALPTLASTWLPGHAVWFAAGMLLAAVAEDATRRAAGRPARWAADFADRPGTLLLLAAGTAALAVTPLAGPRTLAPTTPGESVVKELLYGVVALLVVTAALVAARDSRVALVLGHPVARWTGRVGYGVFLWHLLVLDGVMALLDTPLFGGNALPVAVLTVAGSLLVAWASWVLLERPLLDRLSRPVSTQRGGVGQRRQQQDAEQGQQPPGEAARERR; translated from the coding sequence ATGGACCCGGTCGGCGCCACCCAGCGGCGGCTCCCCGGCGCCGTCCCCGCCCTGGACGGCGTCCGGGGCGCAGCCGCGCTGCTGGTCGTGCTCACCCACGTCGGCTACCAGACCGGGGAGACCTCCCGGGGGCTGCACGGAGCCCTGCTGGCCCGCGCCGACTTCGGGGTGGCCCTGTTCTTCGTGCTGTCGGGGCTCCTGCTGTACCGGCCGTGGGTCGTGGCCGAGGCGACCGGGACCGACGGCCCGGGGTGGGGGCGCTACTACCGGCGCCGGGCGGTCCGCATCCTCCCGGCGTACTGGGTCGCGCTGCTCGCGGTGCTCCTGTTGGCGCGGGGCGACGACGACCGCACCGTCGGGGACGTGGTCGCCAACGTGACCCTGACCCAGGTCTACGGCGGCGGTCACCTGCTCGCCGACTTCACCCAGACGTGGAGCCTGTGCACCGAGGTCCTCTTCTACCTGTTCCTGCCGGTCACGGCCGTACTGGTCCGGCGCGTTCCGGGTCCGGCCGCCCGGGTCGGCCTGCTCGGCTGCGTGCTCGCGGTCAACGTGGTGTGGACGGCGCTGGCGGCGACGGACGCGCTGCCGACCCTGGCGAGCACGTGGCTCCCGGGGCACGCCGTCTGGTTCGCGGCCGGCATGCTGCTGGCAGCGGTCGCCGAGGACGCCACCCGGCGGGCCGCCGGCCGCCCGGCCCGGTGGGCCGCGGACTTCGCCGACCGCCCGGGGACCTTGCTGCTGCTGGCCGCGGGGACGGCGGCGCTCGCCGTGACGCCGCTGGCCGGGCCCCGCACGCTGGCCCCGACCACGCCCGGCGAGAGCGTCGTCAAGGAGCTGCTGTACGGCGTCGTGGCCCTGCTCGTCGTGACCGCCGCACTCGTGGCGGCCCGGGACAGCCGGGTCGCCCTGGTGCTCGGGCACCCGGTGGCGCGTTGGACCGGCCGGGTCGGCTACGGCGTCTTCCTCTGGCACCTGCTCGTGCTGGACGGCGTCATGGCTCTGCTCGACACGCCGCTGTTCGGCGGGAACGCCCTGCCGGTCGCCGTGCTGACCGTGGCGGGCAGCCTGCTGGTCGCCTGGGCGTCATGGGTGCTGCTGGAGCGCCCGCTGCTCGATCGGCTCAGCCGCCCGGTGTCCACGCAGCGGGGCGGCGTCGGGCAGCGACGCCAGCAGCAGGACGCCGAGCAGGGCCAGCAGCCACCCGGCGAGGCCGCCCGCGAACGCCGCTGA